In the Leptospira limi genome, one interval contains:
- a CDS encoding sensor histidine kinase, translating to MAEIIVWLEFIISKIPLPILEVWGRFSFLLGALIAVFAYTGFTFRNGKQFRISREVWTWNLKSFYFFLITFVSIFATGYLGSSIVLIPGAQTLESLKDLSVFLCLNFFGYPALLAVPFAYGLSDLIEGVPPDFLWDWLPGYFINPSLFWLSYQMIGKSPNFSKVRIWIYYFIFVFLFLLLEPFLWGFLCSKQFGSEISYHTISSALIFTTGITWILAPLITFLLYPIVKKIGYFWAEIPFQVKEVSITEPRMVWVSASNLGTSNEQYAEERTGISLQLFIVAPFVCLVLFLVGITSYVTLKNAEESAYHMVEILHKQWSKNIQLQLSELESATGSINSNPILLQQLLDASVVNTQGKVYLLDSHLTLISGLSNEPKSSRLLETLRVELKKQASDLHYPETHLSFSVVTKKPLSRENWNANVSRFEIPKEKNTIYLVTLFPYSFYLSGVYTGNSESAMVFAWAILLSLILAVVLAELVTRPILRFSSASKSLAKGDWDFPVGESMIAELRGLSDAFRFMSKELKSSFERVSASQRMVMETNSNLEKIVNDRTVALMESNKNLLETIATKERILLDLHNAQNQLLLSEKLAALGQFAAGITHELNTPLGAISSSVRAMSEILKKDILLLPKFLETLNHEELEDFQTLLLLSVNFGDRSSGLMSRAEKKERMAQLKEKNISNPDDILDHLTSIGVTNWDSQIFSIIEKPGASHLLQNVVTLGSLYRLVYVVQSATEKASHVVNALKHYLYTDQSVADSNSQQVNIPSELDSILTLYQAKIKKDVEIIKNYFTSDSCLADRDKLNQVWINLINNALQAMDYKGKIRISVTTESDFILTSIKDNGKGIDPEIQDKVFLPFFTTKKHGEGIGLGLDICKQIVEKMNGKIDFISDATGTEFRVYIPKVMEGERV from the coding sequence ATGGCAGAGATCATCGTTTGGTTAGAGTTCATCATTTCCAAAATCCCACTGCCAATCTTAGAAGTTTGGGGTCGATTTTCGTTTTTACTCGGCGCTCTCATTGCTGTTTTTGCTTATACTGGTTTTACGTTTCGGAATGGAAAACAATTCCGAATCTCCAGGGAAGTATGGACATGGAATCTCAAAAGTTTCTATTTTTTTCTCATTACCTTTGTCTCAATTTTTGCTACAGGTTATTTAGGTAGTTCCATTGTCCTGATCCCTGGAGCACAGACATTAGAAAGTCTTAAGGATTTATCAGTCTTTTTATGCCTTAATTTTTTTGGCTACCCTGCCTTACTTGCAGTTCCATTTGCCTATGGTCTTTCTGATTTGATAGAAGGGGTGCCTCCAGACTTTTTATGGGACTGGTTACCTGGGTATTTCATTAATCCATCCTTGTTTTGGCTCTCCTACCAAATGATTGGAAAATCACCAAATTTCAGTAAGGTGAGAATCTGGATTTATTATTTTATATTTGTATTTTTATTTTTATTACTCGAACCATTTTTATGGGGGTTTTTATGTTCCAAACAATTTGGATCTGAAATTTCCTATCACACCATTAGTTCTGCCCTTATTTTCACAACTGGAATCACTTGGATCCTTGCACCACTGATCACATTTTTGTTGTATCCGATTGTTAAAAAAATTGGATACTTTTGGGCTGAGATCCCATTCCAAGTAAAGGAAGTTAGTATCACAGAACCAAGAATGGTTTGGGTTTCCGCATCGAATCTTGGGACTTCAAACGAACAATATGCGGAAGAGAGAACAGGGATATCCTTACAATTATTCATCGTTGCACCATTTGTTTGTTTGGTTTTGTTTTTAGTTGGGATTACATCGTATGTGACTTTAAAAAATGCAGAAGAATCTGCTTACCATATGGTTGAAATTTTACACAAACAATGGTCAAAAAATATCCAATTGCAATTATCGGAATTGGAATCAGCTACTGGCTCCATAAACTCGAATCCCATTCTACTCCAACAATTATTAGATGCTTCTGTGGTAAATACCCAAGGTAAGGTGTATTTGTTAGATTCTCACCTAACGCTCATTTCTGGTTTGTCGAACGAACCAAAATCATCACGACTTCTAGAAACCTTACGTGTCGAATTAAAAAAACAAGCAAGTGACCTTCATTACCCAGAAACTCATTTGAGTTTTTCTGTTGTGACAAAAAAACCACTCTCGAGAGAAAATTGGAATGCCAATGTTTCGAGATTCGAGATCCCCAAAGAAAAAAATACCATCTACTTAGTTACGCTGTTCCCATATTCCTTTTATTTGAGTGGAGTGTATACAGGGAATAGTGAGTCGGCTATGGTATTTGCTTGGGCCATTCTTTTAAGTCTTATCCTCGCTGTTGTATTAGCGGAACTTGTCACAAGACCAATCTTACGATTTTCTTCCGCTTCCAAATCACTGGCAAAGGGAGATTGGGATTTTCCTGTGGGTGAGAGTATGATCGCAGAACTCCGAGGACTTTCCGATGCCTTTCGTTTTATGTCGAAGGAATTAAAATCCAGTTTTGAACGAGTGAGTGCAAGCCAACGGATGGTGATGGAAACCAATAGTAATTTGGAAAAAATCGTCAATGACCGAACGGTAGCACTGATGGAAAGTAACAAGAATTTACTGGAAACCATTGCTACCAAAGAACGAATTTTACTCGATCTTCATAATGCACAAAACCAGTTGTTACTTAGTGAAAAATTAGCGGCACTTGGGCAATTTGCTGCTGGAATCACTCATGAATTGAATACACCACTCGGTGCCATTTCCTCCAGTGTGCGTGCCATGTCAGAAATTTTAAAAAAAGATATCCTTCTCCTTCCAAAATTTTTAGAAACCCTTAACCACGAGGAATTGGAAGATTTTCAAACATTACTTTTGTTAAGTGTTAATTTTGGAGATAGAAGTTCAGGTCTTATGAGTCGTGCGGAAAAAAAGGAAAGGATGGCACAACTCAAGGAAAAGAATATTTCCAATCCAGATGATATACTCGACCATCTAACATCGATTGGAGTCACAAATTGGGATTCTCAAATCTTTTCGATTATAGAAAAACCAGGAGCTAGCCATCTTTTGCAAAACGTTGTAACTTTGGGAAGTTTGTACCGATTGGTATATGTGGTTCAATCTGCTACGGAAAAAGCCTCACATGTAGTGAACGCACTCAAACATTATTTGTATACTGACCAATCTGTTGCCGACTCTAACTCACAACAGGTGAATATTCCTTCAGAATTGGATTCAATTTTAACTTTATACCAGGCAAAAATTAAAAAAGATGTGGAAATCATTAAGAACTATTTCACATCTGATTCTTGTTTGGCGGATCGCGATAAACTCAACCAAGTTTGGATCAATTTAATCAATAATGCTTTACAAGCAATGGATTATAAGGGTAAAATAAGAATTTCAGTCACAACCGAATCAGACTTTATTCTAACATCCATTAAGGATAATGGAAAAGGAATTGATCCCGAAATCCAAGACAAAGTTTTTTTGCCCTTCTTTACGACAAAAAAACATGGAGAAGGGATTGGGCTTGGGCTTGACATTTGTAAACAAATCGTGGAAAAAATGAATGGAAAAATTGATTTTATTTCAGACGCTACTGGAACGGAATTCAGGGTGTACATACCAAAAGTAATGGAAGGGGAAAGAGTTTGA
- a CDS encoding response regulator, which translates to MNLSQIKNEKNAILCVDDEPILLLSLVQELKREIGGSYTYETAQNPEEAMEVIDDLCQSGVEVILILSDWLMPGMRGDEFLIKVHQKYPHIKSILISGHADRDAINRVKEEAKTYAIFSKPWNTKELLDAVRFCCNLT; encoded by the coding sequence TTGAATTTATCGCAGATCAAAAACGAGAAAAATGCCATTCTATGTGTTGATGATGAACCAATCCTCCTTCTTTCTCTCGTACAAGAACTGAAAAGGGAGATTGGTGGCAGTTACACATATGAAACCGCACAAAACCCAGAGGAAGCGATGGAAGTGATCGATGACCTTTGCCAATCAGGTGTGGAAGTGATTCTCATTTTGTCCGACTGGCTCATGCCTGGGATGCGTGGAGACGAATTTCTCATCAAAGTCCACCAAAAATACCCTCATATCAAATCCATCCTCATTTCTGGGCATGCAGATCGGGATGCGATCAACCGTGTGAAAGAAGAAGCCAAAACCTATGCAATTTTTTCCAAACCTTGGAATACCAAGGAACTTTTGGATGCAGTTCGTTTCTGTTGCAATTTGACCTAA
- a CDS encoding Smr/MutS family protein translates to MRTIYIRKLRFEEARTKLERELHEAFMDGETYVEILHGIGEGVLRRMAIDYVTSSGFLKLVESDPMFRQNPGSTLVEILAPSKEYINRLKA, encoded by the coding sequence GTGCGTACCATTTACATCCGCAAACTCCGATTCGAAGAAGCTCGGACCAAACTCGAGAGAGAACTCCATGAAGCCTTTATGGACGGGGAAACCTATGTGGAAATCCTACATGGGATTGGGGAAGGGGTATTACGCCGAATGGCGATTGACTACGTGACCTCCTCAGGGTTTTTGAAATTAGTGGAATCCGACCCAATGTTTCGACAGAACCCCGGAAGTACCCTTGTGGAAATCCTAGCGCCTTCCAAAGAATACATCAATCGATTGAAAGCATGA
- the cimA gene encoding (R)-citramalate synthase CimA, with translation MTELNSKIEILDVTLRDGEQTNGVSFSWQQKLNITKHLLKDLKTDRVEIASARVSPGEFEAVQKIIEWAKGEGLQDRIEILGFVDSDKTVEWMKSTGVKVLNLLTKGSLNHLTNQLRKTPEEHFSDIKQTVDFASAAGITVNVYLEDWSNGYLHSRDYVIQYLQTVSKFPIKRFYLADTLGVLSPEEVRTAVTDLVGLFPNLWFEFHGHNDYDLAVANCLEAVKAGVRGLHVAVNGLGERAGNSPLEAVVTALHDKTKFRTSVVEKEITSASRLVEVFSGKRISDNRPIVGEDVFTQTAGVHADGDKKGNLYANPILPERFGRSRVYALGKLAGKASITENLKQLGMVLSPEIEKKVLARVIELGDQNKTVTKEDLPYIISDITGENLESSFRIETCTVTSGIGVKPRAEVKVKYQGKLYEGKGEGDGGYDAFMNALGTILKTLEIQIPKLFDYEVRIPPGGNTNALVETVITWKKEGDNHPIRTIGIDSDQQVAAVKATERMLHIILGNV, from the coding sequence ATGACAGAACTAAATTCCAAAATAGAAATTTTAGACGTAACTTTACGGGATGGGGAACAAACCAATGGTGTTTCTTTCTCTTGGCAACAAAAGCTAAATATCACCAAACACCTTTTAAAGGATCTAAAAACAGACCGTGTGGAAATTGCAAGTGCCAGAGTTTCCCCTGGTGAATTTGAAGCTGTCCAAAAAATCATCGAATGGGCAAAAGGGGAAGGACTTCAAGATAGGATCGAAATTTTAGGATTTGTTGACTCTGACAAAACTGTGGAGTGGATGAAAAGCACTGGAGTGAAAGTTTTAAACCTTTTGACAAAAGGGTCACTAAACCACCTAACAAACCAACTTCGAAAAACTCCCGAAGAACATTTTTCCGATATCAAACAAACTGTAGATTTTGCGAGTGCTGCAGGGATCACAGTCAATGTTTATTTAGAGGACTGGTCCAATGGATATTTACATTCCAGAGACTATGTCATTCAGTATTTACAAACTGTTTCAAAGTTTCCGATCAAACGTTTTTATTTGGCTGATACATTAGGTGTTTTGTCACCAGAAGAAGTGAGAACGGCTGTGACAGACCTTGTTGGCCTCTTTCCCAATTTATGGTTTGAGTTTCATGGGCATAATGATTATGACCTAGCAGTTGCAAATTGTCTGGAAGCCGTGAAGGCAGGAGTGCGAGGTCTTCATGTCGCGGTGAACGGTCTTGGGGAACGAGCAGGGAATTCTCCATTAGAAGCTGTAGTAACAGCACTCCATGACAAAACAAAATTTAGAACCTCTGTTGTCGAAAAAGAAATCACAAGTGCTTCGAGACTTGTGGAAGTATTCTCAGGAAAACGAATCTCGGATAACAGACCCATTGTGGGAGAAGATGTTTTCACACAAACGGCAGGTGTCCATGCCGATGGAGACAAAAAGGGGAATTTATATGCAAACCCCATCCTTCCTGAACGATTTGGAAGGAGCCGCGTGTATGCACTCGGTAAGTTAGCAGGCAAAGCAAGTATCACTGAAAACTTAAAACAATTGGGTATGGTGCTTTCTCCTGAGATCGAAAAGAAGGTTCTTGCACGAGTGATTGAGCTTGGGGACCAAAATAAAACTGTCACCAAAGAGGATTTACCTTACATCATCTCTGATATCACAGGGGAAAACTTAGAATCTAGTTTTCGGATCGAAACATGTACGGTCACAAGTGGCATTGGAGTGAAACCTAGAGCCGAAGTGAAAGTGAAGTACCAAGGAAAACTCTATGAAGGAAAAGGAGAAGGAGATGGGGGTTATGATGCGTTTATGAATGCCCTCGGAACCATCTTAAAAACCTTAGAAATCCAAATTCCCAAACTCTTTGATTATGAAGTGAGGATTCCACCTGGTGGGAATACAAATGCCCTTGTGGAAACTGTCATCACATGGAAAAAAGAGGGAGACAATCACCCAATTCGTACGATCGGAATTGACTCGGACCAACAAGTTGCCGCAGTGAAAGCCACAGAACGTATGTTACATATTATCCTTGGAAATGTATGA
- the pth gene encoding aminoacyl-tRNA hydrolase — protein MIHFLIVGLGNPGDKYKNTRHNIGFMILDALASEFGVSFKDAKKYAETTHTWEGDKIHLLKPLEFMNLSGKATQTLANLYKIPPSQILVVQDEVDLPFGKIKNKIGGGTAGHNGLKDIVAKLGSQDFHRLRFGVGKPEKGGMEVADFVLQNFNAEEKTQLQTLINDSVSKIEDWIRTSRNLLLKETKA, from the coding sequence ATGATACACTTTTTAATTGTTGGTCTTGGAAATCCGGGAGATAAATACAAAAACACCCGCCATAATATTGGGTTTATGATTTTAGATGCTTTGGCTTCTGAATTTGGTGTCTCATTTAAAGACGCCAAAAAATATGCAGAAACCACTCATACCTGGGAAGGGGATAAAATCCATTTATTGAAACCCTTGGAGTTTATGAACCTTTCTGGAAAAGCAACACAAACCCTTGCCAATTTGTACAAAATACCTCCCTCTCAGATCCTTGTGGTCCAAGACGAAGTCGATTTGCCATTTGGAAAAATCAAAAACAAAATTGGCGGGGGAACTGCTGGCCATAATGGTCTAAAGGACATCGTGGCAAAACTCGGGTCCCAAGATTTTCATCGTCTGCGTTTTGGAGTGGGCAAACCCGAAAAAGGGGGGATGGAAGTGGCTGACTTTGTTCTGCAAAACTTCAATGCAGAAGAAAAAACGCAGTTGCAGACACTCATCAATGACTCTGTTTCCAAAATCGAAGATTGGATCCGAACGAGTCGTAACCTTCTTTTAAAAGAAACCAAAGCATAA
- a CDS encoding YqaA family protein: protein MSKEQETSINLRTLFLQTILSIVIVLAIVFGLAYFFRKELLGFSEHFVRIFGFVGLFFGMILSDSLPAFVPPDAFLMLAITGEMDPLKTILSMSVGSIIGGTIAYYIGLYLIPRFHLGRQMVLHYEDKLLPYIRKFGFGAVVLSALTPIPYSWMAYTVGTFKMPYRLFFLGSLFRFVRISVYFYAMYIGWITGG from the coding sequence ATGTCAAAAGAACAAGAAACTTCCATCAATTTAAGAACCTTATTTTTGCAAACTATCCTCTCCATTGTAATCGTTCTTGCCATTGTGTTTGGCCTTGCGTATTTTTTTCGAAAGGAACTACTTGGGTTTAGCGAACATTTTGTCCGCATTTTTGGTTTTGTCGGTTTATTTTTTGGGATGATCCTCTCGGATAGCCTTCCTGCTTTTGTGCCTCCCGATGCTTTTTTGATGTTAGCCATTACAGGTGAGATGGACCCACTAAAGACCATCTTATCGATGTCAGTCGGGAGTATCATTGGTGGAACCATTGCCTATTACATTGGGCTTTATCTCATCCCCAGGTTCCATTTGGGTCGCCAGATGGTTTTACACTATGAAGACAAACTTCTCCCTTACATTCGAAAATTTGGATTTGGTGCAGTGGTTCTCAGTGCTCTCACTCCTATTCCGTATTCTTGGATGGCATATACCGTAGGCACGTTTAAGATGCCTTACCGTTTGTTTTTTTTGGGGTCCCTTTTTCGGTTTGTTCGTATCTCTGTTTATTTTTATGCGATGTATATCGGCTGGATTACGGGAGGCTAA
- a CDS encoding replication-associated recombination protein A, whose amino-acid sequence MDSLFSNSKQVPLAHLVRPKTWSEFVGQTKVVSALRSITKPTSILFYGPPGTGKTTLAHLLAESWKLEKRYLSCVTSGVKEVREVLEEGKRLGTIVLFLDEIHRFSSSQQDALLSAVEEGEIILIAATTENPSFRVNKALLSRMLVYRLTTLTEEEEDQIFSACLSKQNTNRTIPEVVKQELFRRSAGDARKLLGYLERILSATKEGEEVTEERLSVILGDTLVTYDKNSESHYDIISAFIKSLRGSDPDAALFYLALMLEGGEDPLFIARRLVIFASEDVGNASVHALPLAIATWQAMERVGMPEGRIPLGQCTTFLASAPKSNASYTAINEALAFVKARNRSFQIPNHLRNAPTATHRNEGAGEGYKYPHDFPGHFLKERYFPESFYPNPPSFYSPSNQGMEKNLKEQLERLWGDRY is encoded by the coding sequence TTGGATTCCCTTTTTTCTAATTCCAAACAAGTGCCTCTTGCCCACTTGGTGAGGCCAAAAACTTGGTCCGAATTTGTAGGCCAAACAAAAGTAGTCTCTGCATTACGATCCATTACCAAACCCACATCCATTTTATTCTACGGTCCTCCTGGGACTGGAAAAACCACACTTGCTCACCTGCTTGCTGAATCATGGAAATTGGAAAAACGATACTTAAGTTGTGTGACCAGTGGTGTAAAAGAAGTGAGAGAAGTCTTAGAAGAAGGGAAACGTCTCGGAACCATTGTCCTTTTTTTGGATGAGATCCACCGATTTTCCTCCTCCCAACAAGATGCATTATTATCCGCTGTGGAAGAAGGGGAAATCATCCTCATCGCCGCTACCACAGAAAACCCAAGTTTTCGTGTGAACAAAGCCTTACTTTCTAGGATGTTAGTCTACCGCCTCACCACTCTCACCGAAGAAGAAGAGGACCAAATTTTTTCCGCATGCCTTTCCAAACAAAACACAAACCGAACGATTCCAGAAGTGGTCAAACAGGAACTCTTTCGAAGGAGTGCAGGGGATGCCCGTAAACTCCTTGGGTATCTAGAAAGGATTTTGAGTGCCACAAAGGAAGGGGAAGAGGTCACAGAAGAAAGATTGTCTGTCATCCTTGGAGATACCCTTGTCACCTATGATAAGAATAGTGAAAGCCATTATGATATCATTTCTGCCTTTATCAAATCCCTTCGTGGCAGTGACCCAGATGCAGCCTTATTTTATTTGGCGCTGATGCTCGAAGGTGGCGAAGACCCTCTCTTTATTGCCAGAAGACTGGTAATCTTTGCGAGTGAAGATGTGGGAAATGCAAGTGTCCATGCTCTACCCCTAGCGATTGCCACTTGGCAAGCAATGGAACGAGTGGGAATGCCAGAGGGAAGGATCCCTCTTGGGCAGTGTACCACTTTCCTTGCCTCTGCACCAAAATCTAATGCGAGTTATACGGCGATCAATGAAGCATTGGCATTTGTGAAGGCAAGGAATCGTTCCTTCCAAATCCCAAACCATTTGCGAAATGCACCTACGGCCACTCACCGTAACGAAGGAGCGGGAGAAGGTTACAAATACCCACATGATTTTCCAGGACATTTCCTGAAAGAACGATACTTCCCTGAGTCCTTTTATCCGAACCCTCCAAGTTTTTATTCTCCTTCCAACCAAGGGATGGAGAAAAATCTGAAGGAACAATTGGAAAGGTTATGGGGAGACCGTTATTGA
- a CDS encoding NADH-quinone oxidoreductase subunit A produces MGSAPDSFAPILLQLLLGVGFSALILSLAFLLNPKKKSKPQDTFECGVTYYGDARGLFNIKFYLVAVLFILFDIEAVFLYPWAVNLIGFKEAGLGTFFLFEMFFFLLILVVGLYYIWKKGALEWD; encoded by the coding sequence ATGGGATCCGCACCGGATAGTTTTGCACCAATCCTCTTACAACTTTTGCTCGGAGTCGGTTTCTCCGCTCTGATCTTATCACTTGCCTTTCTTTTAAACCCAAAGAAAAAATCAAAACCACAAGATACCTTTGAATGTGGTGTCACCTATTATGGTGATGCTAGAGGACTTTTTAATATCAAGTTTTACTTGGTAGCAGTCCTCTTTATCCTCTTTGATATTGAAGCTGTGTTTTTATACCCTTGGGCTGTGAATCTCATTGGATTCAAAGAAGCAGGACTAGGAACGTTTTTTCTTTTTGAAATGTTTTTCTTTTTACTCATCCTTGTGGTGGGTCTATACTATATCTGGAAAAAAGGAGCACTGGAATGGGATTAA
- a CDS encoding NADH-quinone oxidoreductase subunit B yields the protein MGLTETLSKPGEMFGDMFQVATLDNVVQWGQSFSLWPYPFATACCGIEYMSTACADYDIARFGAERPSFSPRQADMILVLGTITYKMAPVLRQIYDQLAEPKFVISVGACASSGGMFHTYGVLQGVDRILPVDVYVPGCPPRPEAILDALVKLQKKVQTQGLEARRQEVMKKIQEINERNKPLVVA from the coding sequence ATGGGATTAACAGAAACACTATCCAAACCAGGTGAGATGTTTGGTGACATGTTCCAAGTTGCCACACTCGACAACGTGGTTCAGTGGGGGCAAAGTTTTTCTTTGTGGCCTTATCCTTTTGCGACTGCTTGTTGTGGAATCGAATATATGAGTACAGCTTGTGCCGATTATGACATCGCTCGTTTTGGTGCTGAACGACCTTCTTTTTCACCTCGCCAAGCCGATATGATTTTAGTTCTCGGAACCATTACCTATAAAATGGCTCCCGTATTACGCCAGATATACGATCAATTAGCGGAACCTAAATTTGTGATTTCTGTGGGAGCTTGTGCTTCTTCCGGTGGGATGTTTCACACCTATGGTGTGTTACAAGGTGTAGACCGTATCCTCCCCGTGGATGTGTATGTTCCGGGTTGCCCTCCTAGACCAGAAGCAATCCTAGATGCCCTAGTCAAGTTACAAAAAAAAGTCCAAACACAAGGCTTGGAAGCACGCCGCCAAGAAGTCATGAAGAAGATCCAAGAGATCAACGAACGTAACAAACCCCTCGTAGTGGCATGA
- a CDS encoding NADH-quinone oxidoreductase subunit C: MKEKLTEFIQSQWKDSLLPQRDINTNLLYFSIQKESLPTVVQTLKDHPEFAFTFLNDLTSIDWLGKREPRFEVVYLLRSPKNNHFRFQLRVPVGEGESVPSIAGIFPAANWPEREVFDLMGIPFSNHPRMERLIMPDNFVGHPLRKDYPLEGPGQDYLIEDLLTIHVEEDITG, from the coding sequence ATGAAAGAAAAACTAACCGAATTTATCCAATCCCAATGGAAAGATAGTTTACTCCCACAAAGGGACATAAACACCAATCTCCTCTACTTTAGTATCCAAAAGGAAAGTCTACCTACCGTTGTACAGACGTTAAAGGATCACCCTGAATTTGCGTTTACATTTTTAAATGACCTCACTTCTATCGATTGGTTAGGAAAACGGGAACCAAGATTTGAAGTGGTGTACCTCCTTCGTTCTCCCAAAAACAACCATTTCCGATTCCAACTCCGTGTACCTGTGGGAGAAGGGGAATCGGTTCCAAGCATTGCTGGAATTTTCCCTGCCGCCAATTGGCCGGAACGAGAAGTATTTGATCTGATGGGGATTCCGTTTTCAAACCACCCTCGAATGGAACGACTCATTATGCCTGATAATTTTGTGGGCCACCCACTCAGGAAAGACTACCCACTCGAAGGCCCGGGCCAAGATTACCTCATCGAGGATTTACTGACCATTCACGTAGAAGAGGATATTACCGGTTAG
- a CDS encoding NADH-quinone oxidoreductase subunit D, with product MVMYEKTAEHFGQKFKDLPEGHLLVNLGPSHPATHGILQNVIQIDGERVVDTESVIGYVHRCFEKLGERYDYNQFLVCTDRMNYVSTPLNNIGWILTVEKMMQIQVPDRVTYVRMIISELSRIMDHIICNGIMGVDLGAFSGLLHLFHHRENIYQILEKLTGARLTTTFCRVGGMERDIYPEFQSEIKLILKGLKPALDEFEELLIRNKIFNERTKGIGGISAERAIAYGFSGPNLRAAGVAWDVRKDDPYMFYDKVDFDIPVGEDGSALDRTLVRMEEMRQSMRIIEQLIDGIPEGPYHADVPHTFLPPKDRVYHNMEELIYHFKIIMPGVKVPAGEYYHATEAANGELGFYVVSEGEKSPWRVHVRRPCFWYYQAFPEMVKGGLLADTIATMSSLNVIAGELDC from the coding sequence ATGGTAATGTACGAAAAAACAGCCGAACACTTCGGTCAAAAATTCAAAGACCTACCAGAAGGTCATTTACTCGTTAACTTAGGACCAAGCCATCCTGCAACACATGGAATTTTACAAAACGTAATCCAGATCGATGGAGAACGAGTTGTTGATACAGAATCTGTGATTGGGTATGTCCACCGTTGTTTTGAAAAATTAGGGGAACGTTACGATTACAACCAGTTTTTGGTTTGTACGGACCGGATGAACTATGTATCCACTCCTCTGAACAACATCGGTTGGATCCTCACAGTGGAAAAGATGATGCAAATCCAAGTCCCTGATCGTGTGACATACGTTCGAATGATCATCTCCGAACTTTCCAGGATCATGGACCATATCATTTGTAATGGGATTATGGGAGTGGACCTCGGTGCATTTTCTGGCTTATTGCACCTTTTCCACCACCGCGAAAACATTTACCAAATTTTAGAAAAACTTACAGGAGCACGCCTCACGACCACCTTCTGCCGAGTGGGTGGAATGGAACGAGATATTTACCCTGAATTCCAATCCGAAATCAAACTCATTCTAAAAGGACTCAAACCAGCGTTAGACGAATTTGAAGAGCTTCTCATCCGTAACAAAATCTTCAATGAAAGAACAAAAGGCATAGGTGGGATCTCTGCTGAACGTGCCATTGCTTACGGATTTTCAGGACCAAACTTACGTGCGGCAGGAGTAGCTTGGGACGTTCGTAAAGATGACCCTTATATGTTTTATGATAAAGTGGATTTTGACATTCCTGTGGGAGAAGACGGATCAGCTCTTGACAGGACACTAGTTCGTATGGAAGAGATGCGCCAGTCCATGCGGATCATCGAACAGCTGATTGATGGTATCCCAGAAGGTCCATACCATGCAGATGTGCCACACACTTTCCTTCCACCCAAAGACCGTGTGTATCACAATATGGAAGAACTCATTTACCATTTTAAGATCATCATGCCTGGAGTCAAAGTTCCAGCAGGGGAATATTACCATGCCACGGAAGCTGCCAATGGGGAACTTGGATTTTATGTAGTATCTGAAGGGGAAAAATCTCCCTGGCGGGTACATGTGAGACGCCCTTGTTTTTGGTACTACCAAGCATTCCCAGAAATGGTGAAAGGTGGACTTTTGGCAGATACCATTGCAACGATGTCCTCACTCAATGTCATTGCAGGGGAGCTTGATTGTTAA
- a CDS encoding NADH-quinone oxidoreductase subunit NuoE family protein — MAYQFSQESEKRFQRLIPQFPSKRSLILPCLFLLQADKGFVDTEGMQYIADRIGEPVSLAQVHGVATFYTMYNKKPVGKFHIQVCANISCYLAGSDSITEHVCSKLGIGKGETTKDKKYTVDEVQCLGACGFGPVAQINDKYYENLTPESIEKILSELEKEG; from the coding sequence ATGGCGTATCAATTTTCACAAGAATCCGAAAAACGGTTCCAAAGACTTATACCACAATTTCCAAGCAAACGTTCTCTCATATTGCCATGTCTCTTTTTATTACAAGCTGACAAAGGTTTTGTGGACACAGAAGGGATGCAATACATCGCCGATCGGATTGGCGAACCTGTATCCCTCGCACAAGTTCACGGTGTGGCTACATTTTACACCATGTACAATAAAAAACCTGTTGGGAAATTCCACATCCAAGTTTGTGCCAATATCTCTTGTTATCTGGCAGGATCTGATTCCATCACAGAACATGTTTGTTCCAAATTGGGAATTGGAAAAGGGGAAACCACTAAGGACAAAAAATATACTGTGGATGAAGTGCAGTGTTTAGGTGCTTGTGGGTTTGGACCTGTCGCTCAGATCAATGACAAATACTATGAAAATTTAACTCCAGAATCCATCGAAAAGATTCTTTCTGAATTGGAAAAAGAAGGATAA